From one Vanacampus margaritifer isolate UIUO_Vmar chromosome 12, RoL_Vmar_1.0, whole genome shotgun sequence genomic stretch:
- the bcl2l11 gene encoding bcl-2-like protein 11 yields MHRAHGTAVTTEASEGRPRPELSKRRREQQGSGFCRLDTEEGGELAAAGGGAPAAGAPRSPSRRRSSVSPLLSPERRGVFETRTIFHFPYRRSSSGYLSGEGDSLPGSPLSPHASASASTQTPSPAAQVLQHALVSVPEVARYGRRRLLRELSYARPSLAEIGHAVGDMQAVEIGQELRRIGDDYNDYILRGVAHRGPAARQNQLPVLHNHQEPAFLICAGVLLFMIVWYLGGDPNGQPDHPQGIGYFKEL; encoded by the exons ATGCACAG AGCTCATGGGACCGCAGTGACCACAGAAGCGAGCGAAGGACGTCCGCGGCCGGAGCTAAGCAAGAGGCGCAGAGAGCAGCAGGGCTCCGGTTTCTGCCGACTGGACACCGAGGAAGGCGGCGAACTAGCAGCTGCCGGAGGAGGCGCACCCGCAGCGGGCGCGCCGCGCTCGCCATCCCGACGCAGGAGCAGCGTCTCCCCCCTCCTCTCCCCGGAGCGCCGCGGCGTATTCGAAACCAGAACCATCTTCCATTTCCCGTACCGACGCTCGTCCAGCGGATACTTATccggggagggtgactctcttCCAGGCTCACCGCTTTCGCCGCACGCCTCCGCCTCCGCCTCGACGCAGACGCCCAGCCCCGCGGCTCAGGTCCTGCAACACGCCCTGGTGAGCGTCCCGGAGGTGGCGCGTTACGGGAGAAGGCGCTTGCTGCGCG AACTTTCTTATGCCAGGCCCTCACTCGCCGAGATTGGACACGCAGTGGGGGACATGCAGGCAGTGGAGATCGGACAGGAGCTTCGACGCATCGGAGATGACTACAATGACTACATACTGAGG GGAGTGGCACACAGAGGGCCAGCCGCCCGACAGAACCAGCTGCCGGTGCTGCACAACCACCAGGAACCCGCCTTCCTGATCTGCGCAGGCGTCCTGCTCTTCATGATCGTATGGTACTTAGGGGGAGACCCCAACGGCCAGCCGGACCACCCTCAGG GAATTGGATACTTTAAGGAACTCTAA